One Oryzias latipes chromosome 21, ASM223467v1 genomic window, TACATCAGGACTGGTTCTATGACAGCGCGGTAGAAGGACACCTGCAGCTTCTCTTCTAGGTGGTTGACAACCCCCATTTGTTGACCCAAAGACCTGTGCACTCAGAGATTGTTGCGCAAATGCGACACAGCTGCAGGCTTGAATGCCAGACAACCATTGCAGGTGACCCCACTGACATCCGCTGTCAATGTATCCAGTGTATCCAATGTAtaagaccatgtgacctggacaatgcagcaatgGTCTACCGTCTTGTTCACCGATGAGTGTTGTGTCACGTTGGACAGAAATGATGGGCGTCAGCATTGCTGGAAAAGGTGAGGTGAACTATATGCCAGGGTCAATAGTCCACAAGTCTGGCTTTGGGGGAGGAGGGGCAACAGTCTGATCAGGCAATAACCGATTTGGTTATTGTAGTTGACCCAATCACTGAAACTCCCCCCAAACTTTCTGTTCATAGATGATAATGCCCCACCACATGGAACCAGAattgtcacagctggacttcaggaagtcaGAGTGCCTCATGGAGTACGGCCAACAATGACCcttgacctgaaccccatagagcacGTCTGGGACTGAAGTAGAGACTGGATGATCATACCCCAACCCCAACTGACCTGGCAATACTTCTGGAAGAGTGGAACAGATTgcctcagaacaacatcatgagTCTGGTCAGGACCATGAGACACCGCTGTCAAGCTGTCTTTGTGGCAAATATTGACATGGCCATCTTTATTATTGTCCTGTTTTTTGGAGTAATAGATATCCAATTactgaaaatagtgtttttttctcattcatcATTAGGAAACTTTTACATGTTTCGTTAAAATAAGACCAAATAGGAAACACACTCGTGCAAATAATATCCCTAACTTGTTGTGAATAGTTTAGATTGtggcagaaacatttttaagccCCAATCTTGTATTTTTAAGCAACAAGTttcaaatgcaacaaaaaaaactgccacTTATCAGATAGAAAACTCctccattttttactttttttttcttttagcagaaaactgcaattattcatgagtagaaaatgagaaaaataactgttcaaaacaaagcaaacgCTTGTCAGGAGGGATTTATTGGAAGTGCAGccagtttttctgttgaaagCTCTTCTCACTTTGATCctgacatgatggaggacacaggACTGTAAAATCACTGCAGGGTTGCTTTTCTTTCCCTCTTCGCCTCTCACTCCACTTCTTCTTGCATTCATCACCACGTGTTTGACTGCAAGTGTTTGGTTTTTCAGCAAACAGATCTATTTTATTGGTGGAATGATACTGATAAGTCGAGGCAGAGTTGAAGCTGCAGACTCGAGCTGCACCAAGCGGGCTGATTTACGGCCTCTGAACGGAGCTGTTTTCCATCTTCTTTCATGCAACGCTGCAGGATGTGATGGaatcattttatttacaaatgcaaAGCCAAGACTCCAGAGTTACCCCGGCACGGTAAACACACCTGCCATCTGACAGCAGGGCAGCCTCACAGTGTTTGTGCCGGATGTTAAATCAATAAACCACCTCAATGCAAGAAAGCAGCTTGATGCAGTCCACAGGCAGGACTCTTACTCATCCTGGCTTCCAGAAGTTTCCGCTTGCTGGATGAATTATGTCTCATGTGAATGGTATTCTGGGCTGTTTCTTGTGAGCCAGGAACCCACTGTGGCAATTGTGGAGCagagaaacagcaaaaaaatcaaaaataagttcagatttacatttttacaatagtGTTTACCAATGAATAATGATTAGTAGATGTgggctgcagatattttaaagCTTAGGATCTAGTTAACAATGTATTAACTCATGtagaagaagataaaaaaaaatccgcaATTTAACCTttaatttacacattttacaactattttattaaaatgtgacacttttAGGTCCCTTTGGACCCCTAGAGAGAGATTCTGTATTAATTAACTGTAAAACAATTTTGACAAATTTatattgtattttctacatcataaataagttcttttttaaacagcattttttcagtagcacctgattcacaataatttgaataaaaaaaatttcaaagatGCAATTTGAGCTTAGATTTCTtgaaatatgtcctccattttcTGAAAACAACATGATAAAACACGAAAAAATTTGCTTTTCAGACAGAGTGCTGAGGAAGAGTGGTTGACCGCAGGTTGAAAAATcgctggttcaattcccgccctTCGCGTCCGTGTTTCCAAGTGACTttgggcaaggcactgaaccccacctctGCCATCAGTGTGAATTAATGGGTGAATTGTTGTGTCTATTGTTTATAATTAAGCAAATTATACAACATTTATTCAAGTTTTTTCACCCAAAAATGGTTCACAAGCAATTGTACCACATAGCTTTACATCTTTTGTGATATAATTTGTAATAAATGTGGTGCTTTTTTGTCTAAAtaggtaaaaaatattttttattcttcatttgcataaatgcaaatgcatttttgatTAGGAACATTTATGGAACTGAAGCCAGAGTTAGAGCTGAATAGATAGATTAAGCAAAGCTTTAAGTCACATAACACTTTTGATGTTTACAATCTTGAATTCAGACACACAGTTacatgttggtttttttttggtgtcacCATTTTGAATGTGGTGATTAATTCCAATTGGACACATATTTATGTCTTAACTGCTAATGAAACAGAGGTTATGTCTCCATAACCCCTACAACAgtatatagtgcgggactatccAGGGTCCTGGATTTTAACACAATTCAGACACCTGCTggctaccttttttttcttcaaacgcCAAATGACTTCATCCACTGataaatgtgaatattttagGAAGACTACTTATGAGTGTTCTGATGATCAAAACTTAAgagaacacaatgcattgtggtctatatttgcaaATCTGCTGAAGATCAATGCCCACCACTTTTTcatagagacttctgggaaaattTCATAGCAATGGATGCTGGGGTTGTAGATTTAAATGCCAACATGGGAGTGAATACAGACAAAACCAGACTTAAATGTGagattttgtttaatttcatATAATGAAAaccaaatttgattaaaaaaaattataataaataaacaacaacaaaccagAGAGCTTTTCGTGAAACAAACAGAAGTCGACTCTCATGGTTACAAAACAGCAGCTGACATGCTCAGAAACATCACACCGATCTTCATCTCATTTGCATCATTAAGACTCTTTTTAACACATCGACCCGCAGCCGCATGAGGAGTCCCGAAAGCACTTCAGTGCAGAAGTATGAGCCTTCAACAAGTCCATTCAGCTTCATGCCAGTGAGACAAGTGCCATCTCTGAGGAGAAAGCCGGGCCAACTCTCTGTCCCCACCCTGCCGCACAAACAATGGCTCTCAATTACTCGCCAATAAGAAAGCTGAATACTGAAATCCACTGAGGACACAGTGGCAGAAAAGGTTGAGAGAGCCTGGGGTTTGTGACCTGGTGAGAAGTCTGCAGATGTAGATCTGCAGGCGCAGCCCCCACATCCACCTCCTTACCGCATCTTCACACTCTACCGCTCATTTAATCCCACTTTATCCAAGAAAGGCGGGCGGTCAGATCTGTCAGTGTggagcaaaaaaagaagaagaaaaaaaaacagaatcactGCAAACATACAGGTTTGAAACAGTTGAAGGACACTTTCATGCAGCTGGAGTCTGATCAAGGAGAGCAAGAAAAGTCTGCAAGGTTTTAGAGATAATCCTCATtatcaagtaaaaataaatgcgCTGAGAAACATGCAACAGTCTGCTTACAGGGATGTTTAATAGCAGGATTTCCCCTTTAATAATGAACAATGGTCACATTTTACAGGGTTCTCTAATTGCAATTCTTtcacatttatgtattttaaaaataagaatttaaGCCAATCtatcactaaaaaaaaactgatttcagTTATCCGGCTAAAATTTAATGTAAAACTTTCACCTAATTTCCACAGAATTCAGAAATCCTGCAGGAAATTCTTTTACTgtgacaacaaaataaaataaaataaaatagaataaacaaatagaaaaaactcTTAACTGTTCATTCTTCTGTCAGCTGCTCTTGTTGTGCTTTTAAAGGTTTATACatagtgaattttttttttaactaccaGGAGAGTACTTGAGTACTTCCAAGTCGCacggcggacactctaccaaaAGGCCAATGAGCTTGTTATtagtattattgttgttgtccatattttttgtaaaaaatatttgttatgtGCATCTCCACTCCTTCAAAGTAAAAGGTTCTAGGTTTTTGATGACTTCTTTTGATCAAAACTGACAAACTGGGTCATCTTTGTGTCTTACAGAAACCCTAAATGATTTCTATAAAAGAGCTCCTCCAATTTTATATACCCCTGTTTTTGGggtaaatttaaaaagttttgtctCATCAAACTCCCGATTTAATGTGtggtttcaaaataagatgTACAGCTAACGTTTTAATCACTACTTTGTTATCTCAAGGTAAAGTCAGAAATTGGATCTgtaaaatgtctctttttttctagttttgccTTTTCTTATCGATAATCATGATCtcagtttttcacaatttatTCCTTCCTTAAAAGCTTTTGTGGATGTGTACCACACTAGTGAACTTttgatcagaatcagaataaAATTAATAGGAAGTTAAATAAGCTTCTAAAATTATACACTTACAAACTTTGTAAACTGAAAATGTTGGTCAGATTCATGAATGTGACCAACAGGCTTCTGCCAGATAGTTCATAAAAACTGCCCCACCATCATGTTCGTTCTGTAAATTAGGTTTGAGAAGTCAAGGATTTGAatgtttattacattttcatGGATGAAATCgagtttttgattaaaaatttgACTTTCCCCCAAAAATGtatagttatttttcttttcattctgatCTTTGAAGGTctgtaagtaaaataaaagaatgaaaagaCTCATAATCATCAGAAAACCCATTTTAAATATCAATTTTATCAAAACTATCAGTAGAAATAAAGGAAACGACCCACTCACTGACCCCCCTCCGCCCTGCAGTAAACCCCGCGTGCGTGAAGCTGTGCGGCGCAAGTGTGGACAGGTGCAGCTCACCGCTGGTGTTCCACGCAGCGTCGCTCTGATTCTTGTAGCCGTTCTTCACGCATTCGTCCACGTAGGACTTGGGGTCGCAGCCCGAGAGCAGGATCTCCCGCAGCAGCGCGATGTAGGCTATGGCCAGCCGCAGGGTGTCGATCTTCGACAGCCGCTTCTCGTATGGGAAGGTGGGCACGTGGCAGCGCAGCTCCTCGAAGGCCGAGTTGATGCTCAgcatcctcttcctctcccgGATGTTGGCGGCGTGCCGCTGCACCTTGTGCGGGAGATGCAAGCCGTGCTTGCGCGCGCTGTCTACGCAGTCTGCGCCGGTGGAGCTGTCCGCCTCTGCGCAGAACCCTGCTCCTGGTGACTGCGCGTGCAGGTCGTTGAAATTCAGCTGCGCGTCCGGGATCCCGGACCAGGGGGAGAGCTGGCCGCTAACTGCACTGCAGTCCACTAGAAAGGAGTCCAGCTGGGCCTGAGACGGACCGTGTTGGTCCGTTTGTCCCCAAAATGCAAACTCTGTATCCTGGTCATAGTTAAACAGCAGATTGATGTCCTCCATGATGTAAAACACAACCTTCTTTGACAGAGATGCACATGTATCAGAACCTGATGTGGTATACCTGTGTGAACCTCACTTGTGCGCACGTCCAGATTAAATACTTCAGGGCCTCGCGCGCTCCTCTGCGCGCCACTCAGTTCtaaagacagaagaggagcgcTCAAGGACGCATCCTCACGGATCGTTCATTGCTTTAtaataacagaaaaacaaaaggctaAGTACCTTTAAAGCAGACAAAACACGTGTCCAATTATAAACTTCCTCCCAAGTGGACCAAATAGGACAAAAACCGCCCCAAGCAGCCGGCTCGTGCCCATTCAGGCCCCGCTGGTTCTGAATAGGCCTGAATGGATTTGTTGAAACCATTGGGGCTTAACAAACTGtcacaaacagatgagagcccTTTGTCAGGCCGGTTTAAGGATCAACTTAATGTAAAAGTAGATTTTTAAACGCCGTGCCTTTGGGTTCGTTCTGCTGTCCATACATTTTTTATGCACTGATCTCACACAGACCCACAAAATGCAGAATATTTCAGACCCATGCGACCACAACTCGGCCCACATAATTTGAGTGAAGCGGCCACATTAATCTGCTCCTAATTTGCAAATGATACGACAGGCTAAAGGCAGCCGGTGCAGAAGACGCGCGCTGTAATTACGCACGCGGGTTCATCAAATGAGCACTCTCCCCGGGGTTGGACGAAGGACAGCTTGCATTGGGATCAACTCTTCATTCAGAAAGCCGCGCGCTGACACGTGGTTTTGATTTCAGAGAAGTCCTCCAGGACGCTCGTTTGAAAGGGATCCGAGTTGTTGGAGTAAACAGGCTGCTCCCGGCCGACCGGGCCTTCCGCGGAGCGATCAGCCACGAGGCTGTGTGCCAATTCCAGAGGAAAGAACAGGTGAAGCACGCGAGCCTTAAAGCACGAGGCACAGGTGACAGACAGATGTAAACTCTTTCAGATCAacacttaaaaaagaagaagcgaGGTACTTATGCCAGATCTTTAATTTTCAGTGACAGCATGACTTACTGAAAGTCTGTGAAGATTCTTTCAATTAAgctaatttttctgtttttttctcctctgacgtttttccttttatttattttgaaataaagaaaatccttttttttgctccattttctGCAGAATTGGTGAGAACGTGGAAACAGGTTTTGTCATTAAATGAGATTTTCTGGAGTTTTGTCTCTTCTCTGTCTTAatcatttcacattttaaaaatacttcgTTGTTATTGGCGCAAAATTAAAGTACTATCTCATCCCAAATAGcctttaattattgttttacGCTTAATTGATCTgtaaatttgattaaaactgcaaaatcaaGAGAGAATTTAAGAGTATAAATTTGTTCGTTTTAAagctacaaaaataaatttgaatttttttaagaagagtataataatgtgaaaaaaattgaattcatAATTGGTAGGATTTGTTTGAAGTGTTTGGAGGAGGAGGCGCAGACGGGCCTGTCATGAGAGTCTGGCGCGCGTCTCCTCCAGCTGACGACAGAAGAAACGCGCCTGTCAGATCCAGATCCACCTgagtgtttacaaaaaaaaacttcaagaaCCCTGAAGAGGCTCAAACATGGCGAAGGtttatggagttatttcagtctcaataggTAATAAACACATGTTCAAGCTGTAAGTACATGTTGCACTCTTGAAAGAGATGAGGAGGCCGCTTGATAGAATTCAGTTGTTTATTAGTCCACCGACATGAAAAGGCAACTGCACTTCCTTTCTCGTTTTTAGCTCACCAGCCACGGACCCTGTTAACGTGCTGGTCTTTCTCAGAAAACTCTCTCTCTTCTCAGAATTTTGCAAGCGCCACCTAGTGGCGTCTTAAAGATGCACAACATGCAAGGTGTTTTGCacaattaacaaaacaaaactgttgtggGGAGCTTAGCTTCCACATTATCTTGTCcaacttataaataaaaaaatgtctatttcCCACACTCTCCCCTCAAAATTGTAATGTCGCCtcgacattctaaaatatctgagaaaaaaatgtaaacatcaaTTATCAACAGTCCACATATGGAAACAACGTATTACATGAAAGCAGGGTCACACTATGTAGGAGTCAGGAACATTAGTGTAAATCAAGATGCTAACTGGTTACAGTCCACAATACAGCATGtatctcctttttttccatgcTGCATGTCTGTAGAAGATGCCTTTGTGCACGATGACAGTCTCCTACACCAACCACCAACAGAGGGTATCTGCATCTTTCCTGAGAGTAAGGCACTCAACATAGAAATAACCTACCAGTGTAACCCACATGTGGTTCTTTTGCCTGGTAATCAAACAtactaaaatctttttttttctaaacataacaaaTATTGGTCAATATTAGAATAAGTTTAACATTACAACTATTCATtaacttaatgtttttttttcctttaacataGCCTATTTGTTACACTTCATTTTTACACTTAAACATATGAAGTGCTAGGCAGACCTAATTTATCATAGGTAaacacttgtcttttttttctttgtcggAAAGGATACTGTTTCACAGAGTTGTAGGGAGGATCTTCCTGGTCACTGGAACTGGACTCAAACGGCACCTCTGCCTGGACCTCATCTTTCTCAGCTGGGTCACCTGGAGCCATTGCATCATCAGGCTCCAGTGCCGGCTGTGGTCCTGCATCTTCATCTGAGTCGCTGTTCTCACTCTCTTGACTTCTTTTGTTGTAGGGGTGAAACACTGGCGCTTCAGCTCTGAGTTGAAGGCGGCTGCGTGTATCCCTTCCAGCTGGCAGTCCGCTAATCGCACGCCAgcactcttcatcctcttcttcatcagctGAGCTCTCTCGAGTGTTCACCTGATGTTCTTGAGTGtatcttttctttctcattttttcttgTTGAGAGTCTTCTGTGTCCAGCGGGAGAAAGTCACATGGCAAGAGTAAATTTCTGTGCATTACCCGGGTGCGTCCTTTGCCATTTTCAGGTTTAATTTCATACACTGGGGTGTCTTGGTGCTTCCTTTGGGTTACTACATGAACTCGATGTTCCCAGAATGATCTTAGTTTTCCTGGCCCTCCTTTTTCTGTTAGGTTTCTAACAAGCACTCTGGAGCCAGGAAGCAATTCTGCACCATATGTCCTTCTGTCGTACAGGGCTTTTCCTCTCATGGCTTCCTTTTGAGCTGACTTTGAGGCTAGCCTATAAGCTTCAGCCATTTTAGCTCTCCATTTTTCTGCGTAGTCCTGTTGAGATGAACTCTGTTCTCTGGTTTCTAGACCAAACATTAGATCGATTGGGAGCTTTGGGCTGCGGCCGAACAAAAGGTAATAGGGTGCATATCCCGTTGCCTCACTCCTGGTGCAGTTATAGGAATGAACCACCTTGGCAAGAGACGACTTCCAATCAGCCTTGTCTGCTTCTGGCAGGTTTCTGAGCATAGCCAACAAAGTGCGGTTAAACCGCTCCACCTGCCCATTTCCTTGTGGGTGGTAGGGAGTTGTTCTGGACCCCTGGACACCACTATACTCCTGTAACTTTGCAAACAGTTTATTTTGGAACTCTTTTCCCTGATCGTGGTGGAGACGGGTGGGGAACCCAAACCTGAGTGCAAAGTCTCCAAAGATCTTCTCAGCGGCAGTGTGGGCGGCTTTGTTGCGGCAGGGGTAGGCTTGAGCAAAACGTGTAAAATGGTCCATTAAAACCAGAATATACTCATAACCGCCTTTGCATCTTTCCAGATGCAGGAAGTCCACAGAGACTAGCTCAAAGGGGTAGGTGGTGATGATGTTAGTCAAAGGGGCTCTTGTGGGCCTGTTGGGAcgcttgttttttaaacagctgcACACCTTTGTGATGTAATGTGTTACATCTTTCTGCATGTTAGCCCAGTAAAATCGCTCTCTGATTAGATTCATGACTCTCTCCACCCCTAAGTGACCCATCTTTTCGTGAAGCTCCTTATAAACTAGCTTGTGATACTTCTGAGGCAACAGCAGCTGGGTGCGGGATGCAG contains:
- the LOC110017401 gene encoding pancreas transcription factor 1 subunit alpha-like translates to MEDINLLFNYDQDTEFAFWGQTDQHGPSQAQLDSFLVDCSAVSGQLSPWSGIPDAQLNFNDLHAQSPGAGFCAEADSSTGADCVDSARKHGLHLPHKVQRHAANIRERKRMLSINSAFEELRCHVPTFPYEKRLSKIDTLRLAIAYIALLREILLSGCDPKSYVDECVKNGYKNQSDAAWNTSDLTARLSWIKWD